A genomic stretch from Solanum stenotomum isolate F172 chromosome 8, ASM1918654v1, whole genome shotgun sequence includes:
- the LOC125874431 gene encoding uncharacterized protein LOC125874431, which yields MENGNSISGDKPTVMVTNDDGIDAPGLRALVAALVSTNLFHVLVFAPDSERSAASHCVSWQRVVTVKKVDVPGATAFAVSGTPADSTSLGISKKIFPSVPDLVVSGINLGCNCGYDIVYSGTVGGAREAFFHGIPSVAVSYDCYNMVGQKLNVDDFILCAEASIPIITAMLAEIKNTTYPQNCFLNINVPREVANNKGYRLTKQGKCFYKMGWTQVTSEAQEGTTSPTKVMEIKPPENTEVCTEESELSTKEEHLVFKLDTAEPPAVDNDDTDYSSLQAGYITVTPLSALSPAEIDSVAFFKKWLPGVCERFSSTL from the exons ATGGAGAACGGGAACAGTATCTCCGGTGATAAGCCGACGGTGATGGTGACCAACGACGACGGAATTGATGCACCTGGTTTGAGAGCTCTTGTTGCTGCCCTCGTCTCAACCAATCTCTTCCATGTCCTCGTTTTTGCTCCTGACTC TGAAAGATCGGCTGCTAGTCATTGTGTTTCATGGCAACGCGTGGTTACTGTTAAGAAAGTTGATGTCCCTGGCGCCACAGCTTTTGCAGTTTCTG GAACTCCAGCAGACTCAACTTCCCTGGGGATCTCCAAAAAGATCTTTCCTTCAGTACCTGATCTG GTTGTCAGTGGCATTAATTTAGGCTGCAATTGTGGTTATGACAT TGTTTATTCAGGGACAGTGGGTGGTGCACGAGAGGCTTTCTTCCATGGAATTCCTTCCGTCGCTGTATCATATGACTGCTATAATAT GGTTGGTCAAAAACTCAatgttgatgattttatatTGTGTGCTGAAGCTTCCATACCCATCATCACTGCTATGTTGGCTGAGATCAAGAATACGACTTATCCTCAGAATTGCTTTCTGAATATAAATGTACCACGAGAAGTTGCCAACAACAAG GGCTATCGGCTGACTAAGCAGGGGAAATGTTTTTACAAAATGGGATGGACACAAGTTACTTCTGAAGCACAAGAAGGTACAACGTCACCAACAAAAGTAATGGAGATAAAACCACCAGAAAATACAGAAGTATGTACAGAAGAGAGCGAATTAAGCACCAAAGAAGAACATCTAGTGTTTAAGTTAGAC ACTGCGGAACCACCAGCAGTGGATAATGACGATACTGATTACTCATCCCTTCAAGCAGGATAT ATTACTGTTACTCCCCTTTCCGCCTTATCTCCTGCAGAGATAGATAGTGTTGCATTCTTCAAAAAATGGCTTCCTGGTGTCTGTGAGCGCTTCTCTTCCACTCTTTGA
- the LOC125874433 gene encoding uncharacterized protein LOC125874433, with translation MENGSESKPSVMVTNDDGIDAPGLRSLVRVLVSSNLFNVLVCAPDSEKSAVSHCVSWQHPLSVKKVDISGATAFAVSGTPADCTSIGLSKVLFPFVPDLVVSGINKGSNCGYHIVYSGTVAGAREAFFNGVPSVSLSYEWVAGKSKDDDFVLAAEACMPIITAISTEIKNNTYPQNCFLNIDVPADVANCKGYRLTKQGKTIFKMGWRQVVSEAQGGRMLSTMTMDSSASKEASVEESTLSTEQEHLIFKREVRGSQMDEGDNDYSFLRQGYITVTPLGALSPPPMDGVEFFEGWLSGVH, from the exons ATGGAGAATGGCAGCGAGTCTAAGCCGTCAGTGATGGTCACAAATGACGACGGAATTGATGCTCCCGGCTTGAGATCTCTTGTTCGCGTTCTTGTCTCCTCTAATCTCTTCAATGTCCTCGTTTGTGCTCCCGATTC TGAAAAATCAGCTGTTAGCCATTGTGTCTCATGGCAACACCCTCTTTCCGTCAAGAAGGTGGACATCAGTGGAGCAACAGCGTTTGCAGTTTCTG GAACCCCAGCAGACTGCACTTCCATTGGGCTCTCCAAAGTGCTCTTCCCCTTTGTACCTGATCTG GTTGTCAGTGGTATTAATAAGGGTAGCAATTGCGGTTATCACAT TGTTTACTCAGGGACAGTGGCTGGTGCACGAGAGGCTTTCTTCAATGGTGTTCCTTCTGTCTCATTGTCATATGAATG GGTTGCTGGAAAAAGCAAGGATGATGATTTCGTATTGGCCGCTGAAGCTTGCATGCCAATCATTACAGCTATATCGACTGAGATCAAGAATAATACTTATCCTCAAAATTGCTTTCTTAACATAGATGTACCAGCCGATGTTGCCAATTGCAAG GGTTATCGTCTGACGAAGCAAGGCAAGACTATTTTCAAAATGGGATGGAGGCAAGTTGTTTCAGAAGCACAAGGAGGAAGAATGTTATCCACAATGACAATGGATTCATCAGCTAGTAAAGAGGCATCTGTGGAAGAGAGCACCTTAAGCACAGAACAAGAACACCTAATATTTAAGAGAGaa GTTAGGGGATCACAAATGGATGAAGGTGATAATGATTACTCTTTCCTTCGACAAGGATAT ATAACTGTTACACCCCTTGGCGCCTTATCTCCTCCACCAATGGATGGAGTTGAATTTTTCGAAGGATGGCTGTCTGGTGTGCACTAG